In the Theobroma cacao cultivar B97-61/B2 chromosome 1, Criollo_cocoa_genome_V2, whole genome shotgun sequence genome, one interval contains:
- the LOC18614286 gene encoding brefeldin A-inhibited guanine nucleotide-exchange protein 2: MASSEADSRMSQVVAPALEKIIKNASWRKHSKLAHQCKSLLERLTSPTKSPVSPSDSEPDSSIPGPLHDGGPVEYSLAESETILSPLINACATAFNKIVDPAVDCIQKLIAYGYLRGEADPTGGPEAQLLSKLIESVCKCHDLGDDAVELLVLKTLLSAVTSISLRIHGDCLLQIVRTCYDIYLGSKNVVNQTTAKASLIQMLVIVFRRMEADSSTVPIQPIVVAELMEPVEKSDADGSMTQFVQGFITKIMQDIDGVLNPVAPSKVSLGGHDGAFETTTVETTNPADLLDSTDKDMLDAKYWEISMYKTALEGRKGELADGEVERDDDLEVQIGNKLRRDAFLVFRALCKLSMKTPPKEALADPQLMRGKIVALELLKILLENAGAVFRTSERFLGAIKQYLCLSLLKNSASTLMIVFQLSCSIFISLVSRFRAGLKAEIGVFFPMIVLRVLENVAQPNFQQKMIVLRFLDKLCVDSQILVDIFINYDCDVNSSNIFERMVNGLLKTAQGVPPGTATTLLPPQEATMKLEAMKCLVAILKSMGDWMNKQLRIPDSHSTKRFEVVENSPDPGNVLMANGNGDEPVEGSDSHSEASSEASDVLTIEQRRAYKLELQEGISLFNRKPKKGIEFLIKANKVGDSPEEIAAFLKNASGLNKTLIGDYLGEREDLSLKVMHAYVDSFDFQGMEFDEAIRAFLQGFRLPGEAQKIDRIMEKFAERYCKCNPKAFISADTAYVLAYSVIMLNTDAHNPMVKNKMSADDFIRNNRGIDDGKDLPEEYLRSLFERISRNEIKMKEDDLSVQQKQSVNSKILGLDSILNIVIRKRDEDQHMETSDDLIRHMQEQFKEKARKSESVYYAATDVVILRFMVEVCWAPMLAAFSVPLDQSDDEVVIALCLEGFRYAIHVTAVMSMKTHRDAFVTSLAKFTSLHSPADIKQKNIDAIKAIVTIADEDGNYLQEAWEHILTCVSRFEHLHLLGEGAPPDATFFAFPQNESEKSKQAKSAVLPVLKKKGPGRIQYAAAAVMRGSYDSAGIGGNTAGAVTSEQMNNLVSNLNMLEQVGSSEMNRIFTRSQKLNSEAIIDFVKALCKVSMEELRSTSDPRVFSLTKIVEIAHYNMNRIRLVWSSIWLVLSDFFVTIGCSENLSIAIFAMDSLRQLSMKFLEREELANYNFQNEFMKPFVIVMRKSSAVEIRELIIRCVSQMVLSRVNHVKSGWKSMFMVFTTAAYDDHKNIVLLAFEIMEKIIRDYFPYITETETTTFTDCVNCLIAFTNSRFNKDISLNAIAFLRFCATKLAEGDLGSSSKSKDKESGKISPSSPHKGKDGRQDNGELMDKDGHLYFWFPLLAGLSELSFDPRPEIRKSALQVLFETLRNHGHLFSLPLWERVFESVLFPIFDYVRHAIDPSGGDSPEQGIVNDVGELDQDAWLYETCTLALQLVVDLFVNFYNTVNPLLRKVLSLLVSFIKRPHQSLAGIGIAAFVRLMSNAGDLFSEEKWLEVVSSLKEAANATLPDFSYIVSGDSMVGSNEHALNGESNEVSAGSDTPHDDSESLRTQRLYASLSDAKCRAAVQLLLIQAVMEIYNMYRTHLSAKNTLVLFDAMHDVASHAHRINNNTTLRSKLQEFGPMTQMQDPPLLRLENESYQFCLTFLQNLILDRPPRYEEDEVESHLVDLCREVLLFYLETARSGQTSETSLNGQTQWLVPLGSGKRRELAARAPLIVATLQAICSLGDTLFEKNLPLFFPLLSSLISCEHGSNEVQVALSDMLSSSVGPVLLRSC; this comes from the exons ATGGCTTCTTCGGAAGCCGATTCCCGCATGAGCCAAGTGGTAGCCCCAGCCCTAGAGAAGATCATCAAGAACGCTTCGTGGCGGAAGCACTCGAAACTCGCTCACCAATGCAAATCTCTTCTCGAGAGACTCACTTCTCCGACGAAGTCGCCTGTGTCTCCGTCAGATTCGGAGCCCGACAGCTCGATCCCTGGACCGCTCCACGACGGCGGCCCAGTAGAATATTCCCTCGCTGAATCAGAGACCATCCTCAGCCCTCTGATTAACGCTTGCGCCACTGCCTTCAATAAGATCGTCGATCCAGCCGTTGATTGCATCCAGAAGTTAATCGCCTATGGCTACCTACGTGGCGAAGCGGACCCCACCGGAGGCCCTGAGGCTCAGCTCTTATCCAAATTGATTGAATCCGTCTGTAAATGCCACGATTTAGGCGACGATGCCGTTGaattattggttttgaaaacgCTTTTGTCCGCGGTAACTTCCATCTCACTGCGAATTCACGGTGACTGTTTGTTGCAAATTGTGAGGACTTGCTATGATATTTACTTAGGGAGTAAAAATGTGGTAAATCAAACAACGGCAAAAGCCTCTTTGATTCAAATGTTAGTGATTGTTTTTAGGAGAATGGAGGCTGATTCATCAACAGTCCCAATTCAGCCTATTGTAGTGGCTGAATTGATGGAGCCGGTTGAGAAATCAGATGCTGATGGATCAATGACTCAGTTTGTTCAAGGGTTTATAACTAAGATTATGCAGGACATTGATGGAGTGTTGAATCCAGTGGCGCCAAGTAAGGTTTCTTTAGGTGGCCATGATGGTGCATTTGAAACAACCACTGTTGAAACCACGAATCCGGCTGATTTGCTGGATTCGACTGATAAGGATATGTTGGATGCGAAATATTGGGAGATTAGCATGTATAAGACAGCACTGGAAGGGAGGAAAGGAGAGTTGGCAGATGGGGAAGTAGAGAgagatgatgatttggagGTTCAGATTGGGAATAAGTTGAGAAGGGATGCGTTTTTGGTGTTTAGAGCACTTTGCAAGTTGTCAATGAAGACACCGCCTAAAGAGGCTTTGGCAGATCCCCAGTTGATGAGAGGGAAGATTGTGGCACTTGAGTTGTTGAAGATTTTGTTGGAGAATGCTGGAGCTGTTTTCAGAACAAGTGAAAG GTTTTTAGGTGCCATAAAGCAATACTTGTGTCTGTCACTATTGAAAAACAGTGCTTCTACTCTTATGATTGTTTTCCAGCTTTCTTGCTCCATTTTTATTAGTCTGGTGTCAAGGTTTCGAGCTGGACTGAAAGCAGAGATTGGAGTATTTTTTCCTATGATTGTTCTCCGGGTCTTGGAAAATGTTGCTCAACCTAATTTTCAGCAAAAGATGATAGTTCTTCGTTTTCTCGACAAGCTTTGTGTTGATTCACAGATCTTGGTAGATATCTTTATCAACTATGATTGTGATGTCAATTCGTCAAACATATTTGAGAG AATGGTCAATGGACTTCTGAAAACAGCTCAAGGTGTTCCTCCTGGCACAGCTACAACACTGTTGCCACCCCAGGAAGCAACCATGAAACTTGAAGCTATGAAGTGTTTAGTGGCTATTTTAAAATCAATGGGAGACTGGATGAACAAACAGTTGCGTATTCCAGATTCTCATTCTACCAAGAGATTTGAAGTAGTTGAGAATAGTCCTGATCCTGGAAATGTCCTCATGGCAAATGGGAATGGGGATGAGCCTGTTGAAGGATCAGATTCTCATTCTGAAGCCTCTAGTGAAGCGTCTGATGTTTTGACAATTGAGCAACGTCGAGCTTACAAGCTTGAACTTCAG GAAGGTATATCTCTTTTTAATCGGAAACCTAAGAAAGGGATTGAATTTCTAATTAAAGCAAATAAGGTTGGTGACTCCCCCGAGGAGATAGCTGCTTTTCTAAAAAATGCTTCTGGTCTGAACAAAACATTGATTGGTGATTATCTTGGAGAAAGGGAGGATTTATCACTTAAAGTGATGCATGCCTATGTTGACTCCTTTGACTTTCAAGGCATGGAGTTTGATGAGGCAATCCGAGCCTTTTTGCAAGGTTTTAGATTGCCTGGTGAGGCACAAAAGATTGATCGAATCATGGAAAAGTTTGCTGAACGGTACTGCAAATGTAACCCGAAGGCTTTCATCAGTGCTGATACAGCTTATGTTCTTGCTTACTCTGTCATAATGCTCAATACCGATGCTCATAACCCTATGGTCAAGAACAAG ATGTCAGCTGATGATTTCATAAGAAACAATCGTGGCATAGATGATGGAAAAGATTTGCCAGAAGAGTACTTGAGATCATTATTTGAACGGATATCAAGAAATGAGATCAAAATGAAAGAAGATGATTTGTCTGTGCAACAGAAGCAGTCAGTGAACTCCAAAATATTAGGTTTGGACAGTATCTTGAATATTGTAATACGTAAGCGTGATGAAGACCAGCATATGGAGACCAGTGATGATCTTATCAGGCACATGCAAGAACAATTTAAAGAGAAAGCTCGCAAATCTGA GTCAGTTTATTATGCAGCCACAGATGTGGTGATTCTCAGATTCATGGTTGAGGTATGCTGGGCTCCTATGTTGGCTGCCTTCAGTGTGCCTCTTGACCAAAGTGATGATGAAGTAGTGATAGCATTGTGTCTTGAAGGCTTCCGTTATGCAATCCATGTGACTGCTGTGATGTCCATGAAGACTCATAGAGATGCTTTTGTGACTTCATTAGCAAAGTTTACTTCGCTGCACTCTCCTGCAGATATCAAGCAGAAAAATATAGATGCAATCAAG GCAATAGTTACAATTGCAGATGAAGATGGAAATTATTTACAAGAAGCTTGGGAGCATATTTTGACATGTGTGTCCCGGTTTGAGCATTTACATCTCTTGGGAGAGGGTGCTCCTCCAGATGCCACTTTCTTTGCTTTTCCTCAGAATGAGTCAGAAAAATCTAAGCAAGCTAAGTCAGCTGTCCTTCCTGTTTTAAAGAAGAAGGGACCAGGAAGAATTCAGTATGCTGCTGCTGCTGTGATGAGGGGCTCATATGATAGTGCTGGTATTGGAGGCAATACTGCTGGGGCAGTCACATCTGAACAGATGAACAATTTAGTCTCTAATCTCAACATGTTAGAGCAAGTTGGAAGCTCTGAAATGAATCGTATATTCACACGTAGTCAAAAATTGAATAGTGAGGCTATCATAGATTTTGTTAAGGCTTTATGCAAGGTGTCCATGGAGGAGTTGCGATCTACATCTGATCCTCGGGTTTTTAGCCTTACAAAGATTGTTGAGATTGC GCACTATAACATGAACCGGATCAGGCTTGTATGGTCAAGCATCTGGCTTGTACTCTCTGATTTCTTTGTGACCATTGGCTGTTCTGAAAACCTGTCAATTGCAATTTTTGCTATGGACTCTTTACGGCAGCTATCGATGAAATTTTTGGAGCGAGAAGAGTTGGCTAATTACAATTTTCAGAATGAATTTATGAAGCCTTTTGTCATTGTTATGCGTAAGAGTAGTGCTGTTGAAATCCGAGAATTAATCATCAGATGTGTCTCACAGATGGTATTATCTCGTGTCAATCATGTCAAATCAGGGTGGAAGAGCATGTTCATG GTTTTCACTACTGCAGCTTATGACGATCACAAAAACATTGTACTGTTAGCCTTTGAAATAATGGAGAAGATTATTCGAGACTATTTCCCATACATTACTGAAACTGAAACAACCACATTCACAGATTGTGTGAACTGCTTAATTGCATTCACCAATAGTAGATTCAACAAAGACATCAGCCTCAATGCAATTGCTTTTCTACGTTTCTGTGCCACGAAACTTGCAGAAGGGGATCTTGGCTCTTCATCAAAGAGTAAGGATAAGGAATCTGGGAAGATTTCTCCGTCTTCACCCCACAAGGGAAAAGATGGAAGACAAGATAATGGAGAGCTAATGGATAAGGATGGTCATCTCTATTTCTGGTTTCCTTTGTTGGCTG GTTTATCAGAACTTAGCTTTGACCCTAGGCCAGAAATTAGGAAGAGTGCTTTGCAAGTGCTGTTTGAAACTTTGCGCAACCATGGTCACCTCTTCTCACTGCCTTTGTGGGAAAGGGTGTTCGAATCTGTCCTTTTTCCAATATTTGACTATGTGCGTCATGCTATTGATCCATCAGGTGGTGACTCACCTGAGCAGGGAATTGTTAATGATGTGGGTGAACTCGATCAAGATGCATGGCTCTATGAGACATGTACATTGGCACTCCAATTAGTTGTAGATCTTTTTGTGAATTTTTATAATACTGTCAATCCACTTTTGAGAAAGGTTCTCTCTTTACTTGTAAGTTTCATCAAGCGTCCCCACCAAAGCCTAGCTGGTATTGGTATTGCTGCATTTGTCCGTTTGATGAGCAATGCGGGTGATCTTTTTTCTGAGGAAAAGTGGCTGGAAGTAGTTTCTTCTTTAAAAGAAGCAGCTAATGCAACACTTCCTGATTTTTCCTACATTGTTAGTGGAGATAGCATGGTTGGAAGCAATGAACATGCTTTGAACGGCGAAAGTAATGAGGTGTCTGCTGGTTCTGACACACCTCATGATGATTCAGAGAGCCTGAGAACACAGCGTCTTTATGCTTCTTTATCTGATGCTAAGTGCCGAGCTGCTGTTCAGCTTTTATTGATACAG GCGGTGATGGAAATTTATAACATGTATCGAACTCACCTTTCAGCTAAGAACACCTTAGTCCTCTTTGATGCTATGCATGATGTTGCATCCCATGCTCACAGGATCAACAACAATACTACACTACGTTCCAAGCTTCAAGAGTTTGGTCCCATGACCCAAATGCAGGATCCTCCACTATTACGTCTGGAGAATGAGTCGTATCAATTTTGCCTAACTTTCTTGCAGAATCTGATATTGGATAGGCCTCCTAGGTATGAGGAGGATGAAGTTGAGTCACATCTTGTTGATCTTTGCCGGGAGGTGTTACTGTTTTATTTGGAAACTGCTCGCTCTGGACAGACTTCTGAAACATCTCTCAATGGGCAAACCCAATGGTTGGTTCCTTTAGGTTCTGGAAAACGAAGGGAATTGGCTGCCCGTGCACCTCTTATTGTGGCTACTCTCCAGGCCATTTGTAGCTTGGGAGACACTTTGTTCGAGAAGAACTTACCTCTGTTCTTCCCACTTCTTTCAAGCTTGATAAGTTGTGAGCATGGTTCGAATGAGGTCCAGGTAGCTCTCAGTGATATGCTGAGCTCCTCTGTGGGTCCCGTTTTGCTTCGATCATGTTGA
- the LOC18614287 gene encoding pentatricopeptide repeat-containing protein At1g01970 produces MVTSACNIPYCSYSTYPFINKTKRQIHPQSRGNRNPLLFQKKGAKFSSCKVNNQPEIASSNVEEKGKPETNEEKRRYKWVEIGPDIAEEQKQAITELPFKMTKRCKALMKQIICFCPEKGSLADLLAAWVKIMKPRRADWLVVLKELKIMEHPLYFEVAELALLEESFEANIRDFTKIIHGYGKQKRLQEAENILVAMKRRGFICDQVTLTTMVHMYSKAGNLKLAEETFEEIKLLGQQLDKRSYGSMIMAYIRSGTPEQGEALLREMDSQEIYAGSEVYKALLRAYSMLGDANGAQRVFDTIQLAGISPDARMCGLLINAYQSAGQSDKAHIAFENMRRAGLEPSDKCVALVVAAYEKQNKLNKALDFLMELERDGIVVGKEASGILAQWFKKLGVVEQVELVLREFAAKETNSKVPAS; encoded by the exons ATGGTCACCTCTGCTTGTAATATACCTTATTGTTCTTACTCAACATACCCATTTATCAACAAAACCAAGAGGCAAATTCACCCGCAATCTCGGGGAAACAGAAACCCATTATTATTCCAAAAAAAAGGGGCAAAATTCAGTTCTTGTAAAGTCAACAACCAGCCGGAAATCGCCTCCAGCAATGtagaagaaaagggaaaaccAGAAACAAACgaagaaaagagaaggtaTAAGTGGGTTGAGATTGGTCCCGACATTGCAGAAGAACAGAAACAAGCAATTACCGAACTTCCATTTAAGATGACCAAGCGATGTAAGGCTTTGATGAAAcagattatttgtttttgtccTGAAAAGGGGAGCTTGGCGGATTTGTTGGCTGCTTGGGTTAAGATTATGAAGCCCAGGAGAGCTGACTGGCTTGTGGTTCTTAAAGAATTGAAGATAATGGAACATCCTCTTTATTTTGAG GTGGCAGAGCTTGCCCTACTTGAAGAATCTTTTGAAGCCAACATTCGGGATTTCACTAAGATAATCCATGGTTATGGGAAGCAAAAACGGCTGCAAGAAGCTGAAAACATTCTTGTTGCCATGAAGAGAAGAGGTTTCATCTGTGATCAGGTAACTCTAACAACCATGGTTCACATGTACAGCAAGGCTGGAAATCTTAAGTTGGCTGAAGAAACCTTTGAAGAGATTAAGCTGCTTGGCCAACAACTGGATAAAAGATCATATGGCTCAATGATCATGGCTTACATCAGATCTGGAACGCCTGAACAAGGAGAGGCTTTGCTTAGGGAAATGGATTCTCAAGAAATTTATGCTGGAAGTGAGGTTTACAAGGCACTACTGAGAGCATACTCCATGCTTGGTGATGCCAATGGTGCACAAAGAGTGTTTGACACCATTCAGCTTGCTGGTATTTCTCCTGATGCTAGGATGTGTGGACTCCTAATAAATGCCTATCAATCGGCGGGTCAAAGTGACAAGGCACATATTGCTTTTGAAAATATGAGGAGAGCTGGTCTTGAGCCTAGTGATAAATGTGTAGCTCTGGTGGTAGCTGCTTATGAAAAGCAGAACAAGCTTAATAAGGCCTTGGACTTCCTGATGGAATTGGAGAGAGATGGAATTGTGGTTGGGAAAGAAGCTTCAGGTATACTCGCTCAATGGTTTAAAAAGCTTGGGGTAGTCGAACAGGTTGAACTTGTCTTGAGAGAATTTGCTGCTAAAGAAACCAATAGCAAAGTTCCTGCCTCCTAA
- the LOC18614285 gene encoding calmodulin, producing the protein MLSSCKACWISLYKRAKLFLHVKRCKRRNLRRLSSSFDLTTSSFGAMELSGQFRQVFKVIDANGDGKISSLELREVLLCLGHEKSTAFKAAEGMIREMDFNGDGFIDLDEFMHAVNTEGAICSNSEEDYLMDAFHIFDTDKNGLISAKELSKVLISLGFRKCSLQECKRMIRGVDKDGDGFVDFKEFRSMMAAGTT; encoded by the coding sequence ATGCTAAGTTCTTGCAAAGCCTGTTGGATCTCTCTGTACAAGAGAGCGAAACTGTTTCTTCATGTCAAACGATGCAAGAGAAGAAACCTTCGCAGGTTGTCGTCaagttttgatttgacaacATCGTCATTTGGGGCCATGGAACTGTCTGGTCAGTTTAGACAAGTATTCAAAGTCATCGACGCAAATGGGGATGGGAAGATATCTTCCTTAGAGCTCCGTGAAGTGCTTTTGTGCCTTGGACATGAAAAGTCTACAGCCTTCAAAGCAGCTGAAGGAATGATCAGAGAAATGGATTTCAATGGAGATGGTTTCATCGACCTGGATGAGTTTATGCATGCAGTTAACACGGAAGGAGCAATCTGTAGCAATAGCGAGGAAGATTACCTCATGGATGCTTTTCACATCTTTGATACTGACAAGAACGGGTTAATCTCTGCCAAAGAGTTGAGTAAGGTTCTGATTAGCCTTGGATTCAGAAAGTGTAGCCTTCAAGAGTGCAAACGCATGATCAGAGGTGTTGATAAGGATGGAGATGGGTTTGTGGACTTCAAAGAATTTCGATCAATGATGGCCGCAGGTACAACTTGA